A region of Clostridiales bacterium DNA encodes the following proteins:
- the rlmN gene encoding 23S rRNA (adenine(2503)-C(2))-methyltransferase RlmN, which produces MRDPHPGSTAMTGRAPLTVLGRSEIERVLAALGEPSYRTAQLLRWVYQRGANDYAGMTDLPSSLRNVLANEMPIVLPRLAARETSSVDGTRRYLWELYDGVTVESVGLPTKERLTVCFSTQAGCAMGCSFCATGASGLKRSLGAGEMAMQVMLVGADLGRSVTNAVAMGQGEPFAAYDATLAGLRLMNDADALGIGARHLTVSTCGIVAGINRLSAEPEQFTLAVSIHSAIQTTRDHLVPAMRKQPLSELRSALQRYIAITGRRPSLEYALIGGVNDSAAELDALISFCRGLHCHVNIIPVNPTPVATLARPSGTRAREFASALTRSGTEASVRIERGADIEAACGQLTQRRAADR; this is translated from the coding sequence GTGCGTGACCCCCACCCCGGCTCCACCGCGATGACCGGGCGCGCGCCACTTACGGTGCTCGGAAGAAGCGAGATCGAGCGGGTCCTCGCAGCTTTAGGCGAGCCATCCTACCGCACGGCCCAACTTCTACGATGGGTCTATCAGCGCGGCGCGAACGACTACGCCGGGATGACGGACCTGCCCTCCTCTTTGCGAAATGTCCTCGCCAACGAAATGCCGATCGTGCTCCCGCGCCTTGCAGCGCGAGAGACGTCCTCTGTCGACGGCACGAGACGCTATCTTTGGGAGCTTTACGACGGTGTGACCGTTGAAAGCGTGGGCTTGCCCACGAAAGAACGGCTCACCGTGTGTTTCTCCACGCAAGCCGGTTGCGCAATGGGGTGCTCCTTTTGCGCAACCGGCGCGAGTGGACTGAAGCGAAGCCTCGGCGCCGGCGAAATGGCGATGCAAGTCATGCTTGTGGGAGCGGACCTCGGCCGAAGCGTGACGAACGCGGTCGCGATGGGACAAGGAGAGCCGTTCGCCGCCTACGACGCGACGCTCGCCGGCTTGCGCCTGATGAACGACGCCGACGCTCTCGGTATTGGAGCGCGGCATCTCACCGTCTCCACGTGCGGCATCGTCGCGGGTATCAATCGCCTTTCCGCTGAGCCGGAACAGTTCACGTTAGCTGTCTCGATTCACTCAGCCATACAAACGACCCGTGACCATCTCGTTCCAGCTATGCGGAAACAGCCCCTGTCGGAGTTGCGCTCGGCCCTCCAGCGCTACATAGCCATTACTGGCCGACGTCCTAGTCTCGAATACGCCCTGATCGGCGGAGTCAATGACTCTGCCGCCGAGCTCGACGCGCTGATCTCTTTCTGCCGGGGCCTGCACTGTCACGTCAACATCATTCCTGTAAATCCAACACCCGTCGCCACTCTCGCCCGTCCTTCCGGGACCCGGGCGCGTGAGTTCGCCTCGGCACTTACCCGCAGCGGCACAGAGGCATCAGTAAGGATCGAACGTGGTGCCGACATCGAGGCCGCGTGCGGTCAGCTCACACAGCGCCGAGCCGCGGATCGGTGA